Genomic DNA from Stigmatopora nigra isolate UIUO_SnigA chromosome 17, RoL_Snig_1.1, whole genome shotgun sequence:
tcaggaagcCATTTCACTTCCGGGCGTCGAGACACATGCATCCGAACGAGGTAAGTTCTCTTGCGTTTTACGGTCATAAGTGCGTTTTATCACGCCATCGTGAGTTTTATTAGTAAtcgattgagcccaaaacgccggtTAATCTGTTACTTTAATGCCAGCTTCAACACAACGTCGACAATTGAAGTTTGAGATCATTTTCCTCTCCAGATGTGTGCCGCATCTGACtagctattttagcattagtgacacgacgacacttttcatttggctttaatcgtattgtccgttttctgtccattattccgtcgtgtagaaatacttttaatctaatcaaacaaagtcgagatgtcaatgtaagtatagttagtttgatggttagatgacatccagtggcacgacttgtgttgtatgtaaacagatttcacacttaacattattgatgcaaaatagttatgtcagctttcttataactgttatcgctactgtgtatatttaatcgccttatctgtactaaacgtctcaatttttaattgttctgatttcactctaaacattattgatgcaaaaatagttaGGTCTACTTTGTTCTAActtattgctactgtgtatatttaatcaccttgtctgataaagggaaaagaaaagcacaacacggcgcactaacttatttttatttattagcttgatcgtatattaagttttttgtcagatttatcaacatgagtatagttagtttgatgggtagatgctctctcctaaattacatccagtggtacaactaatgttggatgtaaagatagattccaccacgagtgccatttccaatttgtaattgttctgatttcacactataaaaaatattaatacacaAATGGTTATGTCaactttcttctaactgttattgctactgtgtatatttaatcgccttgtctgaaaagggaaaagaatagcACATAGCaatcactaacttattttcattcattatcttgattgcatattattaagtttgttgtaagatttctccattttgcaataatagttttgcaactcccaactagtttggttaaatcaagttctctctttttagcatccGGATCCAGCTCTTCCAGAGTGTCCAGAACACACACCCTCGAGgttaaaggagaggagattgggccagatcaaggtaaaattaattccaaagaaaacattaagcctttttggtgaatcttaattctctatattaagttttgttttcttctttgtacacatcaggtccatgtcacttgtgacttatctgcacttcagagatgactggcaggcttctcaaaggttaacgtatttgtttattgcaaagtatccaagtcttcttccaaactaaataaaagctttaaatattataatcttgtggaactccatgatgtgatatctgatctttatggtgaggtttcactgaacataagttggtgttgtgacctcttaaataggtaaagtccacaaggatattattaaagtttagaaacttcatttgttaaagtagatttttcttaagtcaatTTCCCAAGTACAAGACTAATGTTTAttccccttggttttaaaaaaaaaaaaaaatcctaaatatatattgtttctccagctttataaagaaaatattctaagtgttaactgctccaactttcttttaaaatatggtttattccttctgctattaaaaaaaatgttaaattccccttgattttaaaaaaaattaaatcctaaatatattatttctccagctttttaaaaaaaatattctaagtgttaactgctcaaactttcttttaaaatatggtttatttcttcagctattaaaaaaaataaaatcctaaatatattatatctccagcttttttaaaaaaattctaaatgtttattgctccaactttataaaacaatatttatgcccccagcttttaaagaaaatatacgCTAAATATATATACCCACGATTTTTggatattcaatttattctcccagctttttttttttattattcattcccccagctttttttCCTACATATATTCTACCATCtttttgcctaagtgtttattcccccagctttttaaaaaaatattctaagtgtttattccccttttcttgttcatttttttttctaagtgtttattcccctttttttgttcatttttttttctaagtgtttattcccctttttttgttcatttttttttctaagtttttatatttaatttttctaagtgttttttccaaatttaaaatgtttacttgtaaataaaatattttaactttgattgtgacttgcatcttttgttaaagaTCAACACATGTagacatttcaaagcttttattttgaaaaacttaaataaaatgaagtaattcctctagtcaccagcaggaaatctggaaaacaggaaatcagcttttattttgaaaaagtttgtagattggttcccgtcgatggtccagcatcgtaaaaaatcgaatcttctccaccctctggtggagaagattcgaaaaatgaaaaagggggggttagtacacagttagttcaaaaaacaatgagggctcaccttttattttgaaaaacttgaagtagttcctcctgtcaccagcaggaaatccagaaaataaaagctccagcttttattttgaaaaagtttgtagattggttcccgttggtggtccagcatcgtaaaaaatcgaatcttctccaccccctggtggaattctggaaaacaaaaaaaaaaggggttaaggcacaaagttagttaaaaaaccaatgagaagggcttaccttttattttgaaaaacttcataaattgggggatcctgaggctatctgttcataggcagaaaccaggtcccctgatggattctgaaaaacaaaatgaggaAGTCAATACAGAGTTAAATATAAAAccattgagaagggctcaccttttattttgaaaaatgtcagactggTTCACGTTGACCatccagcagagaaaaaaattaaggcgtgtgagcctatctgttcaatggtggaattctgtaCAACAAGAAAGGGTCAATATATCAAGTttaggacaacttttattttgaaaaatgcatagatcagtgctggttattacaccaacaccaatctatgcatttttcaaaataaaaggcaagaccttgcaaatatatttgaatgtgaggttttacctgacttgggtggaattctcccaattcaggttaaacctcacttgcaaatggttgagtaaaaaatatattcacaaggtcttaccttttatcttgaaaaaaatgcatagatcagtggtggctattacaccaacaccaatctatgcatttttcaaaataaaaggcaagaccttgcaaatatatttgaatgtgaggttttacctgacttgggtggaattctcccaattcaggttaaacctcacttgcaaatggttgagtaaaaaatatattcacaaggtcttaccttttatcttgaaaaaatgcatagatcagtggtggctattacaccaacaccaatctatgcatttttcaaaataaaaggcaagaccttgcaaatatatttgaatgtgaggttttacctgacttgggtggaattctcccaattcaggttaaacctcacttgcaaatggttgagtaaaaaatatattcacaaggtcttaccttttatcttgaaaaaaaatgcatagatcagtgctggatgttacaccagaattaatctacaattttttttccaaaataaaaggcaagaccttgcaaatgtttttttaacttaaccatttgcaagtgagattttaccagggagtggtgtagtccatctcgacttgggtggaattctggaaacaaaaaaaaagggtcaatatacaaagttaagtaaaaaaaacatttgcaaggtctcaacttttatcttgaaaaaatgcatatatcAGTGCTGGATAttacaccagaatcaatctaagcattttttaaaaatacattcgcaaggaaggttttaccagaattggggaaatcttttattttgaaaaaaaataaaacatttggggctaaatacttttgccttgagtttttcagtcaatcatttaaaatctattcattcttaaaaaataattatcttaaaatgcttgtttttctcttcttacaccaagaaaaaaagttattttaccatacgagagtcaaaaatgacccctgcactatggttgaataaatgcctcacttaaattttgtcaaaaccacatttaaaactaaaagttaaaagatccaagccctgaggtctttaagaaagttaatggggtaaaaatacatgattgttttaatccatcaaatattagcggttccactacatggcagattatttatttaaattcagaaaaatgtgaaaagccacattgaaactcacaagcaaaagctacttctctatttgccactatagtatttattttaaaaattaaattcaatatgcataaacctactttaaatttttcctttatcgcaacatgtctggtctacattaaccatgataattaaGGGATTACCGTTTAGCCTGGAGGTCTTTGAGAAAGTTAaagggctaaaattatataatttaagtgctcagtgccactgcatggcagactacttttttaaattcagaaaaatgtgaaaagccacattgaaactcaagcagaagctactcttcacttgctactatagtatgtttttttaaattaaattcaatagggatgaccctactttaaatttttcctttatagcagccatgtattttctacattaaacctactttaaatttttcctttatcgcaacatgtctggtctacattaaccacgataattgagggattactgtttaaccctgaggtcttaaagaaagttaaggggctaaaattatattatttatttaagtgcctagtgccactacatggcatattacttttttaaaatgagacaaatgtgaaaagccacattgaaactcaagcggaagctaccccacttgctactatagtatttttttaattaaattcaattgggttgaccctactttgcagtttttccatttatcacggtccacattaaccgcgataatcgagggattactgttaattCCTTTCTCATCCACAGATATTTGCTGTTAAAAAACGCAAAGTTAGttagtgatttcattcaaattttgaatgcatcatgatgaaaaacgagccaattgcgcaaatccttgaatgctgaaagctgaagtttaaatattaaacggagATAATCggaactattcaaaaaataccccctttgttatggcgtcgaccagttgatcctttctggtcgtttcggccacattcttgatgtttcccagtcgtcggtggtgctcgttgagggactgaaacacacaaaggaatgattagttttaaaacaaagagcgatcggtaacgcaatgcagccaatttgtttgcaaacattttgctgtcatggctgcatcacgctaacggagcatgctaccgtcaacgatcactcttaagatgagaactggggcttcgaaatccccaaacgacgacatacaacatgtgcagcaacgtcttgtgagaagtttgtcagccattcttcgtcaaattgtcagctctgagcagctctgcagtgcacgcccGTGCAGTCTCAATCACCGTTTTGCTGGATGACATCGACTATTTGAACTCTAACCTCGGCCACGCCCATTAAACATagacaaaacacaaaatagaaaacccattagtcagtgtgtgtgtgtgtgtgtgtgtgtatgtaaaagtatatattccgaactgccttcggcataggtgttgaaacgttttatccaaggaaatggggtgaaacacttagtcagtTTTGGGACAAAATaattcatccaccactgaatacttattcagttaaacacacagacattaatacttattcttttacctgaacaattgtgggaaaatctttgcctgcactgggaattgaaccagggaccaaagagttggcaaactgaAGACTTACCCACTGGCCCATCACCCTCTGAGTGTAtgtggtagtatctgcagtttttcctctttcatttacctgactaatatttggaaaatctttgcatgcacttggatttgaacccaagaccaaagaggtagaagactgatgacttaaccactgggccaacaCTCGACATGATCagacagtagtatttgttgttttgtctctatTCACTCCCAAATCacacttagtactttatggtacttCAAGCGGGAAAGTTAGATTCGCAGAGCaccgacataatatagtaaggctttttatctttaaaaaaacgacatagtatagttaggcttaaaaacgacatagtataggaaggcttaaaaaatgacatactatagttaggcttttttttttccttaaaaatgacatagtataggaagattttcttttcttaaaaaaatgacagttatatatatagtaaggttTAAAGATTTGATTTCATTTAAGGAAAGACTGAATGACTTagtcttttttaatggcaaaagcGTTCATCATCCACTGAGATTTAAACCCTCACCTTCTACATGGAAGGCAGGTGACTGACCCACTACACCACAAGGCAACCCacctatacatggtcatttggtGCTTTTACTTGAGGAAAGACTGAATGACTTagtcttttttaatggcaaaatggtTCACCATCCAGCAAGGTTTGAAACCTCCCACATGGAAGGCAGGTGACTGGCCCGCTACACCACAAGGCAGCCCACCTATCCATGGTCATTTGGTGCTTTTACTTGAGGAAAGACTGAATGACTTagtcttttttaatggcaaaatggtTCACCatccaccgagatttgaacccacatggcagtcaggtgaacaaacctctacacATTACTTCAATATGTAGGTCCCACAGGTCAGGAATATTGCAATACTTTGAATTGCATTTCTTTGAACCCCCAATGGCACTGAGGTGACTGTTGTTTGCATGAATGGCCATCACTGGCATTGGAAGATGTGCACTCACAGCCAAACTTtccagtttaaataaattggacatgtaTCCTTACTTGGCACTGAGTTAGATACACCTTACCTGTTACCTGTAACAATAATGGATGGTATTGTGTCACAATGAAACAGTTTCTCTCCCATTGAAGCATAGCATTACACATCTTAATCCTGATGCATTGCCACTTTAACTCCACATGTGTTCACTTTTAGAGTAAAAATGGTGTTGTATTGTTTTGAAACTTGCTTTTTGCTGCCCAAATCAATGAAAGTAAAAAGGATGGACACACTGTGAAAGGCTTGCTTGATTTAAATATAGATAGGAAAGAGGCCATCTGTCTCTTACCATATCAGAGGCAGGGAGGATTTAATCCAGATTATGGCCGAAGCGCATTcacttgtgtgtatgtgtgtgtgtgagagattgTGTGTTTGTTGCCTGTCATCAGCACGTCCTCGGCCGAATAGACAAGCAGCAGGTTAGCTCGTGAGCTACAGGGGTGCTCACGGTACAGGAGCGGAGAAAGAGAGTCATTTTTCCCGTTTCTCAAACCCCTAAAAAGCAAGCAAAAAGTCAACATGGCTTTTTTGATCAAGAGCATGATCGGGAACCCCTTGTCGGGAATGGGCCTTGGCGGCGGAGGagacaaggaggaggaggccacCCCCTCGGACCCGGCCAAGGCGGCGGGCATGACGCGAGAGGAGTATGAGGAGTACCAGAAACAGTTGGTGGAGGAGAAGTAAGTGAAGGCCTCCATTTTGGATTAGTGTGGGACGACCTTGAAAAGATTTAATTCAAGTCCAATCTCATGTCAGATCGGAGCAATGTTGAAATGGTTGCAGTTTTGCAGGAAGATTTCATGCAAAAATTAAGACACTATTGGAatgttaacattgttttaggcgACATATTTTGAGTTTGTGGATCAATGATCAAATGTAACCCTGTTTTACTCGATTTGAGTGAACAATCACCAAATGGATTTGATTGTtggtgaccaaaaaaataaaaaaaacattaatttgacaaaattaatGCCACTTCGCCCTGCACACTTGTCACTTCTTTTTGTGACAAAATTCCATGTTTAACCTTTCCTTGTAAACaatccccccctccccaaaaacaattactagttaaaaaaaaaatcaaggcacAGATTAGTATGCTGTGTAGTGAAATTTTAATGTATGTGACCACACAAAAGAACTATGTGTATCTAATtaagtaaagaaaaatgccatttAGTTGAGTTGTTTGAGGAAGAGAATTTGCATATAAGCACTATCACCTAAAACATTAAGTACTGTAATTagttttgaatgcttttatgtAGTGGTGAGGAGAGGGATAGCAGCAGTGGGGGTGGTATTGGTGGCATGAAGTAAATCTCGTCATCCCGAATTACATAACGGGATTACCGGCCTCCTTTGTTTTGTAGTTTTGtgtttgttgcttttttattttgggcATATTTAATGTAAGAGCTGCCATATTTTGTCCTATTTGAACTGGAAGGACTGGGAGCAAATGAAcgaatgttcattcatttgtctTTAATGTGTACTTGTGATCATTTGAATTCACAACCGATACACTAAAAAAGCCTTCCAATgtgcaaatatataaaatgcatCAACCTTACCAATTCCATGTGTGCGTTTACATTTTAATTCTGAGATGCAAGTTACATTAAATGCACCTTTTAGGCAGTTTAAATATACAAAGGCAGTTGTGTATGTGTTGTGATTTTGAAATGTGCCCCGCCCTGTCTGGTCTGGTAATCCTTACCTCTAAATAGCTTTAATTAAAACTACTCACCTCAAAGAAACTTGGCAGTTCACTTTTCTCTTATGGCCTTTCTCTataaagacacaaaaatatgtttaatacaTTTATCTTGTTTGCAGATGCAAGGTTGATTTAGCAGAAAGACAATTAGTCCTACTAAAAAATCTCAATAACCCTAAAATGACATACAAAGAAAGCcatttgtgtgcatttgaaGGCTGTTTCTGTATTCTCATAATTGTTAAACAATatgaaaacaataattattaaCATATCAATATATTACTTAATACTGACCTGAAATAGCTGTCCACTTTGATGATCACTGTTAAAAACaacgataaaataaaaatagaaaggaTTTTGTGTGTCACAACTATCCAGTTTAAAAGGGCAGGTTTCATTGTCAAATTTAGCAGTTGCAATTAATGGTGACTAATATTCATTAAATGTGTTTCAGGATGGAAAGAGATGCTGATTTCTTGCACAAGAAGGCTGAGAGGGCAACACTCAGGGTTTGCCTGAGGGAAAAGTACAGGCTGCCAAAGGTAAACACACCACTCCCCAAAGTTGAATAGAATAGACtagtaaagaaaaacaaagtgcCTTCCTTAACTAAAGTTGCTTGAAAAATAGAATTGAAGTGCTCCTTTATGTTGGTACCCACAGTTAATTTCCATACTCCAACTGCCATCTCTCcaatttatattttgcattgttcATCATAGAGAAATATTGTATACATAGGCCATTTTGGGTGTttctaatattgtcatgctaaaTGAGAATACAGTAAATTGGGCAAGTCAGGGTGAATGAGATAACTGGGCGGTGATTAGAGGAGATTAGACCGGAAGGTGTTGACCCATGTGAGCCTGGTGGAAGCCCAAAATCCACTGAGCAGAGATCCCAGGATCACTCGCTAATGCATCACTTCATCTAACTTCAACTTAGTCATTCCAATACttccttttttatatttttgaaagaaTAATTTTGGAACATTTAGCAGGCATGGAGGGAGGACAAAAGGTATGTCGGCTAGCGTTTAATTGTTGCTTTTAATTAAGTGTCGACTACAAAATTCAAACTCTTATTTAAAAGTAGGCTTTTAATATACACTCATGACCTTGTCGGCTTttgtgtgatgaaaaaaaacaacaacaatggctgCTCTGTGGCCTTTTAAAGTATATCCATCTATACTGTAAATCTAATTATTCCGCTCTAATGATGTTTACGTTGTTCTGGAACAAAAGCCGACTTGTCTTTAGTGGAAGAGAAATCGGTTTGTGGCATGGCGACAATGGTAAAATGTGTACAATGGTTTCTCTCTTGAATGCAAAGAGGGGGGAAGGGGACACTTTTAGCAAATAACAGCATGGAAACAGGAAGTTGTTGTCCCTCTTATGGCTTTAGGATCTCGTGCAAATACCATGGACGTTATCTTTAGAGCGCCGGCTGCGGATAATCTCCATGATTGGACGTTGAGCCCGACTGAAACGGTCAATGCAGGCATGATGCTCAGAAATAGAATTGTTCATTAAAGTTGGAGATTGGGTTTTGAATCCTATATTTAATTTCATTAGTGTCATAATTGACTCGCACATTAACAGTACATAACATTAAAAGATGATATTCAAGGTACaataatttatttgtattatctgtttaaatcttatgtttatttttagtttctAGGGTCTTTATTATGAGCTCTTGTGtagtttttaaagattttaatagtatgtaaaatattttttgatggaCAATCATATGAAGTAAATTTTAAGAAACCCGATTTATGCCTAAACAGCCAAATTTAAAGCATTGCCATAATTCTGTcctctttgacctttgacccaccCTACAAAATTGAGTTGAATATGTTTATCTGTTATCAAGTTAATCATATCAACCTGtcattgtgaaatttattttctGATCTCTGTGACATTTAAACCTGTTAAAAATGTAATCCCTTCTTCATATCAAAAACAAAACCACCAAATTGAGAATAATCCCCTTATTCTCAAGTTACTctgaacacaaacaaatatataagcTCCACCTTCTGTAAATTGCAGTTGtggtaaaataacattttccaatttttgtgctattttttcagggttttttttaagtaaaactgAATTTACAATGTACCTGCCCTTTGTTTACCATTTACTTTTGAACTCTTAGTGCTTTTGACTACCATAGATGCCCAATCGTGGGCTCTTTTCATAATTTCTGCAGTAAATTTAGACGAGTTTGTGACTTGTATTTTAACATTAACCTGCCAAACGGACTGAAGATGGAAATTAGTCTTAAttataattctaaaaaaatTTACAGGTGTATGTTCATATGTATTCTctctctatttaaaaaaaaaaaaaatccaggctATTTTATAGTAGCGCACCAACAACTTTTCAGTGAAAAAGTGTAATGAAAGCATTTTACCGTTATGTTTGAATGCAGAGCGAACAAGACGAGAACATGATCGAGATGGCCGGCGATGACGTGGACGTACCAGAGGATCTTCTCAAGATGGTGGACGAGGACGCCACCGAGGAGGAGGGCAAGGACTCCCTCATGGGCCAGATTCAGAACTTGCAGAACATGGACATGGACCAGCTGAAGGAGAAGGCATCAGCCACCGTCACCGAGATCAAGTCCAAAGCCGAGGAGAAGTGCGCCGTCATGTGAGATGAAGGCCGCCGCAAGATGGGTTGTTTCAAGAACGCCGACAAAGACCTCCGCCAGGGCTGTTAGAAACAAGGAGAGGTTTGTTTTCATGTCTGTTTATTAACTAAAAAGGTTATTCCCAATTTTTCTAACAGATGGGCCCAGCCCAGATGATTCAATCATCCAAAATCTACATCTCCTCACCTAAATTGAAAGATTTTGTGgctattgtttttgtgtttttagtttaatccCATTAACTATCCGTCCACTATTTCCCGCTGGGTTgtgaatgaaatgtttttgttttcttaatgGTATTGGAATAACAAAGCTCAAAACCTACGCGCAGGAATGGATGTTTATTTACTAAATTAAAAGATTGTAAATGTATTGTTTGAATTGTAACAGGATCACGGCTTTTAAGTcgatagacaaaaaaaaccctatagCTCCCATAAAATGTACAGATACAAATAATATGTAAATGAGTGAAATGTGccctaatttattcattttttccatgtaaTTTGCCTTTAGCGTAAAAACAAAGtattattataaataagtaAGGTGGGAAAAGtaagtttagatttttttttttaatattgacccacacaaatcctcaaaaaaacagatacaaaatatatatatcagaaAGTATATATCAGAAACTGTATAAACaatctaaaaatgaatgtatattaaTCCCTAACAGGTGGCTTGTCTTACtgaagaagataaaaaaaaaacatatctgatTGAAACTAAAACACCAAACTTAAATTCatccattaaaataataaaacatttaaatattaaaagataTTGACAACAAAAGAGCAAATAATATTTAGCCCCTGACTTCCAATAAATCCCCTATCCACCATCAAACCATATTCTTTGTCATACGGATGCccaaatttatgtatttttggtaAACAACAAGACTCATGAGAATGTTGAAAGCCAAATATATGCTTAAACTTCCCTTTTGCTTCATTGGTTATgctaggttgttttttttctttttctattgtGCTGTTTGAGTTCATGGAGATGTTTAGAAGTTCtcatgttcatttaaaaaaatcaaaaggaataTGTATGAATCTGCAATCTGAGGTTAATAggtaatgtatatatataagagtgtggtgtttaaataaaaatgtgtattataCAATTTATGTGTGACTGCTTGCTTCTTTATGATTGCCttcttgcacttttttttcaacagaaaAGGCCTtaatatacatggtcatttaaaaaaagaaatccttactatacttactatatatatagaaaagtaAAAAGGAAGTTGTGCATTGACTCACTGGTGTTAATTAGCATCTCACCCCCCCTTTTCCCCTGGCCTCTGACAAAGGATGAGGTCACCTTGTGCAATTAGGAAAAGCTAAATAGTTTTAGGGGGGTTGAACTCTTTTGAGCAACATCATGTAATCTCCTTTAAGCGGGATTACCACACTGCTGTCAATCTTTGTTTGCTCTTAAGTGGTTATCGCTGAAAATTGTCTTTATTGTGCGCTTCCCAAAGGGGGCCGACCCCGCACTTAAAATGTAGGCTTGTTTAATAGATTAGAATGGAAACATTAAAGCTATTCCTGCACTGAGTGTTTACGCTCAGGAGGGCCAGAGATGACACTGCTGCCCACTGGGCATCTTCAAACACAAGTAAAAGTTACTAAAACTCATCTCAAATTTGATCAAGCCTAGTATCACTATTTCAAGTTCGATatgcaaacattcattcattttctgaatcacgaCAATGTagcgcggggtgctggagcctatcccagccaaggaCAGAcactagagtacccagagaaaacccacaaacgaCATGCAAACTTCACGCAGTGAGGACTcacctgggattgaatcctTGACCTCAGTACAGTGAGGCTGACGCGCAAAACCACTTGATCCCCGCGTTGCCACTGAAATGCAAACAAATGGTGTTAGTACATTAGAATCATAAACAGCTATTAGTTGAATTAGCAGTGACTGAAAACTTTACTACACAACTGCAATGAATTATTCACTTGACATGACAGCCAAATGCGTtactgctgtcaatggcagccaac
This window encodes:
- the cplx4a gene encoding complexin-4a, which encodes MAFLIKSMIGNPLSGMGLGGGGDKEEEATPSDPAKAAGMTREEYEEYQKQLVEEKMERDADFLHKKAERATLRVCLREKYRLPKSEQDENMIEMAGDDVDVPEDLLKMVDEDATEEEGKDSLMGQIQNLQNMDMDQLKEKASATVTEIKSKAEEKCAVM